In a single window of the Raphanus sativus cultivar WK10039 chromosome 9, ASM80110v3, whole genome shotgun sequence genome:
- the LOC108825639 gene encoding uncharacterized protein LOC108825639 has product MMKVLRCKKVKHHGRRGRKGKPRFLETCMRRNLGILRKIIPGCEEVEEEEALILKSIQHVILLKSQVTLLRKLADVCGV; this is encoded by the coding sequence ATGATGAAGGTGCTGAGGTGCAAGAAGGTCAAGCACCATGGTCGTAGGGGACGAAAGGGGAAACCGAGGTTTCTTGAAACTTGTATGCGAAGAAACCTAGGGATTCTCCGTAAGATTATACCAGGTTGTGAAGAAGTAGAAGAGGAGGAAGCCTTGATCCTCAAGTCAATTCAGCATGTCATTCTTCTCAAATCTCAGGTTACTTTACTTAGAAAGCTAGCTGATGTTTGTGGAGTCTAA